Proteins encoded in a region of the Gammaproteobacteria bacterium genome:
- the mobC gene encoding plasmid mobilization relaxosome protein MobC, producing the protein MARPRKPEAERRNRTIGVRVTTAEAAEIAERAGAARMTKGGYMRRRALAQPVREAAVHRLGAKERVELHRIGVNLNQIARALNSGASAPVGTREAVERVGELAAGLLTGEVLDR; encoded by the coding sequence ATGGCCCGTCCCCGGAAGCCCGAGGCCGAACGCAGGAATCGCACGATCGGCGTGCGCGTCACGACCGCGGAGGCCGCGGAGATCGCCGAGCGGGCCGGAGCGGCCCGCATGACGAAGGGCGGCTACATGCGCCGCAGGGCGCTCGCGCAGCCGGTCCGGGAGGCGGCCGTTCACCGTCTTGGCGCCAAGGAGCGCGTCGAACTCCACCGGATCGGTGTTAACCTCAACCAGATCGCCCGCGCCCTGAACTCCGGGGCCTCGGCACCGGTCGGGACACGGGAGGCAGTCGAGCGGGTGGGCGAACTCGCGGCCGGTCTTCTGACCGGCGAGGTGCTCGACCGATGA